AGACACCTTTTAAAAGCAATTAAAGGTTGCAGTTTGTTCTGGTCTTATACAGAACATGATCAAACAAGGACCCTTTTcactttaatttatatttaaaatgtttggtATTTTTTAGTAGGGGTCATTCAATAGCATTTATATGTCCAAAAATTCTCATTGCTTAATAACTTGTTTACTTTGTGTGAATTTCATGATTTTGAATGCTAAAATTGTTTGTACTGTGTAGCAACTTACctgcatatatatttaattattggCTATTAAAAAAAGGTTCTTGTAATGTAGTTTCTTACACCATTTCCATCTTCTTGGCCATTGTTTTGTCCATTAATCTCCCCAATATCAACATCTTGGTCCTGGTCCAATTGTGGCTCTCTTAAAAGAATTGCCAAATTGTGCAAGACTGCACAAGCAcctatttcaataaaaaataaagcaataGTGAACTATATATTTCAATGTATTGATcctgaaaaaaattaaactacaGGATGTTCAATTCTGCAAATATAGActtatattacggattacaaatgtgtcaagGTTTGTGATtagataacaacacagagatgtcagtatatattcaggaaaaccagggggggggggggggtgtcatcATATCACCAGTTACTATGTGAGGTAGTCAAAAGTTGAACAGAACACTAAGGaatgtcagaggctcacagagggaaaacAATGACGTGCATTATACATTTTCATTACAAAATCATCCAATTTACACTTGGaacacttaaatttaatgttaaaagtgttattatcaATTATTACATATATGTACACGATAAAAAAAATTCACAGCAAATCCTGAATGTATGCTGAACATATCAGGTGGAGTTTTTCAATATATGTATTCTGCTCAAGGGATATAAACTCCAGCTAGGaatgtctgagacctgaataacatataatgtgAAATCAAATAGATGATTGAATTTAAGGTGGGAAATAAGTGACATGTAAATTCAACAGTCAATCATGCTAACTCAGACAAAGCATTAAAAGATGATTTGTGTTATATCTGGAGGATGGTTAAGTCTTATTTTCCTACAACTTTTTCTGCCTTTCAACAACATGTATTTTGACCATTAATGTCTTGTTTTTGTTGAACCTGAGACTTTCATTGCAATTAACTCGaaatagggatagtgatctggctgCGGTGttggctaacttcttaaaagcttaatTAAGAAGGTccaagacctggatgcttcatacatttgtactttgtatgtacatgtagatgcTTAATGTTACTTAGTTTCTATCATAAGTTTATGCAATAAATCAACTAtaatttggtatatggaatgattgttttCTCGTTGTTTCTTGTCAGTACTCTCTATATTTCTTGTGCTTATCCTTACAAGCCTGTGCTTGTCCTGCATTTTATTCCAAAGGTAAACTTTACTTAATGAAAGTTTGCATAGATATTGTATGTGTACATGTATGGTATGGGAGATAAAGTCCATGAAATTAATTAtagactttttttacctaaattgtcgtcctgacttttttttttttgcaagtgtcacatcctgcttttttttttttactcaaaactcctgtcctgcctattttttacaaatttcatcctagccccccccccccccccataaaaatcaaatggtagctccctaagacaAAATCgtacagaaattttaaaaaactaGGGAGCATCACTCAATCGTCTGCATAGTCATAGACGGTCCGAGCTCTAAGGGTCCGAGTTGTCTCAAAATGTTTTATGGGTCGAGTCGTCTcgcacaatacaccttatcgctattcccggctgacccgtccgcttgaacttttgacgtcaacaacaatcacttttccattgtggcgtcagacattttgttttatgacgtcaaaattttacgggaacctgtgtgatttccagcaatggcggacaaatagcgataaggtgtatacctGACGACGGATAActtggaattaattacttttttatGAGCCTTGCAGATGTCCCCGTGGTTAAAAGTTGATAAGATTTGTTTTCTTCCTACCTTTAAAGCAATGCAATGTTTCATTGTTTTCAAGCTGTTGTCCGATAGACTATAGAGAGGTTTAGCATCGGAACTTGTACGGGTGCGTGTACGTGTGGCTAGGGAAACCACCCAATTTCCTGCGTATTACGTCATCGATTTTGCCTGGCGGTGAAACGTACAAGTCAGGGACAACTTGTAAAGCGGCGGCTACACGAAGGTAAGAACTTGTggattatttttcttaaaacacATATATTCGTGAATAAAATTGAATATGTACAGGAACAATAGAATGTACTTGAAGTATTAAAAGTATTTTGAGTCATTAAAACGTTTCTATGACATCAGGATGGAACGTCAATGTGGGACGTATTTGACGGAAAATGGCGGCATATTGAAGGTTTTTCAATTATCCAAAAATTACATTATAATAActtctaaaattattttatagttaccCTATAGTGAACATGTTCGGCGACGAATAGTTCTGCAGTTTAGAATCATTTCAAGAAGCAAATTCACTTATTTTaagtttgttaaaaataaagggggggggggggcgtgaACAGGTGCGTGAACTAATGATGCTGTCAAATTGTGTCTTTTACGATTGAATGAGAGACATGCAAATTCATAAGAGTCTTGAAGTACTTGCAGATCTAAACTATTAAGGAGAAGCCCCGCTTTTGgtgctttaaatattttttatttcagtgaaaaGGGGGGTTGATCAACTATTTTTGTAACTCTTGAAATGTGTTTGTCCCTTTTTAGAAACTGCAAATATGACATCCTTCACTAGTGGCAGTAGAAAAAAACAAGTCAGATTCCAGACAAAAGATGACCTGGTACTACTGAGAGAGGTCCTGGCTAAAAATCCATTTCAGAACAAGTCTGCCTGGAACGATATAGCATCAGCCGTAGCAGATACCAGATCTAATCTGCAGGTGGATGCAAGACGCGTCCGGGAGAGAACACATTTGCTGATAGATCAGCATAAAAAAAGCAATGCTGACTCTTTGAAGAGGTATTTATGCTTTTAAGTTTATAACCatttttagtccaaataattatgacgtcttgaaaggctattataatttttttctttgacttcgtcgaagtaaggcgtcaaagaaaaaaatcatagcAATGTTTATATTATAACTAAATTTTGAAATACTTATCAATCTGGTTGGAAAACATGAATCggaaaaaaacatttcttttttacaaaatttgcatGTGACATCAGTGTTCTTGTTAATTTTATAACAACTTTATATTATTATTCCAGTTCAGGGATTGATGAAGAGTATGGAGAGAAAGAAACTTTACTGGATGAAATTCTTTCATTGGTGGAGGATGAggaaaaacagaaagaaaaacagaaagagaaaaaagaaacagaagaaaatCGGggaaaagaaattagaaaaagaGCAATGGAAAACTTAACTCCTAAGAAAGGTACATACTTCTTATCTTATAACATGACCTATTTGTGTAGTGTTTAAATAATAGTTACTATATCTTTTACaggttgctttttttttattgaggaaGGGGAGGGGTGGTAAGTAACTATGTATTTCGTCAATTCAAGGACAAATGGCATAGCGCGTACATGTAGGTGGGTAACAGCATATTCCATTTCAGGGCATTTTAAAGCTGGCTATTTGTGATAGGCTTTGCTCTCtgttgaaggccctacggtgacctatagttgttaattttaatgtcattttggtcacttgtggagaaatgtctcatttgaaatcataccacatcttccttatTATATATAGCATGTGATATACAGAGATGACACAGTCAGCAAGTCAACATATAGTTTAAGACGGCCAATTAGTCTCAAACGTTAAGGAACAATCACCACTGAGAGTATAGGTAAGGCTCAGACTGTAGCTGGTTTGTTGCAAActttgttatctgctctttggtagggttgttgtctcttttacatattTCCCCAAtaccattctaaattttataaacatCATAACAATGGTCCAAAATTTAATGTCTCTTCTGGCTCCAATGATACTCGTGGACCAACTATTTGAAAGACCAAAACCTAACACATGTTTTAACAAATTATGTCTATATTTCAGGTGATGATGATTCTAACGATGCCACCCCATCAAAGAGAAACAGTTCCGGAAATATAGTTGGatatctaaaagaaaaaaatgatgccGAGTTGATATATAGAAGGCAAGAACTTGAAGTTAAAAAACAGCAACTTCAATTGGAGGAGGAAAAGTTCAAACTAGAGAAACATGAAAGGATGCAAAAATTGGAAAATgacaaacaagaaaaaacacTTATGTTTGAGCTGCTGAAAAAATGTTTAGGTGACAGACATTAATAGAGAAGCCATATTTCAAATCttcaaacataataaatatattaacaCAACTTATTATGAAAAACTGTATCTtataatatttgttgttttacccACGGTTGTAAatgttaaaagggagataatcaaatttacTGGTAATGATATATGTTAAAAGTGTCTTAATGTGGTTTACTGTGTGGCCTTGACTGGTATGCATAAAGAAGAAATCACTCTAGCAATTTTAATTTGAGAAAAGGGTTGGGCTGGAGGTTTCCTGAAATATTTTAATCACAGTTCTAGTTTGGATAGTGGTATTACATGTTGCTTACTTATAAGATGATATACCAAGAGAAACCTATCTACATTCTTTCCGAATTGTAATATGTGTATTACTATGGATACATCGAACTATGCGAGTATGTCAAAAGAGAAGTAGACAAccgaaattatatttaaaaacaaggtCAATCAATTCTCAATAAGAAAAACCTTTCAACAAGACACACAAGGACTCATTAGTTTTgtcgttggaattgttttacagtgtcatttcgaggccttttacagctgactatgccgtaagggctttgctcattgttgaaggctgaacagtgacctatagttgttaatttttttctgcgtcattttggtctcttgtggagagttgtctcattggcaatcgtacattttttttatattcaatacgtattaaactaaaaacaaatggaAATGAGGTTCTGCTTCTTGCTAAAGTAAGACCCCCTCCGCATTTCTCACACAACGTGTCACTAACCTAGGTGTGTTGTCAGTAATGTGTCATTCACTAGCCATGGGCTGTTGTCAGTaacatgtcactagcctaggggtGTTGTCATTAATTTGGCACTAGCCTAGGGGTATTATCAGTAATGTGTCATTAGCCTAAAAGTGTTGTCagtaacaaaacttggtcagcacAAAAGTCGTGATTAGACAAGGTACAATTAAATATGGCTGAAACATCTTATTTTTAAGAGTTGCCGCAAAAGTAAACTATATGTCATCTTTAGGAATATACAAAGAACACAAAAGGCAACAACAAGTATATGataattgtttggttttttttaaaactatttaacaaATTGAAGACAAACTTAACATTAATTTTTATCAGCTCTTCAATAAAACGTCAAAATGATTAAAAAGCAATAACGATAATTATTTGCCATCTGAAAACA
This sequence is a window from Mytilus edulis chromosome 1, xbMytEdul2.2, whole genome shotgun sequence. Protein-coding genes within it:
- the LOC139487254 gene encoding uncharacterized protein, whose protein sequence is MTSFTSGSRKKQVRFQTKDDLVLLREVLAKNPFQNKSAWNDIASAVADTRSNLQVDARRVRERTHLLIDQHKKSNADSLKSSGIDEEYGEKETLLDEILSLVEDEEKQKEKQKEKKETEENRGKEIRKRAMENLTPKKGDDDSNDATPSKRNSSGNIVGYLKEKNDAELIYRRQELEVKKQQLQLEEEKFKLEKHERMQKLENDKQEKTLMFELLKKCLGDRH